A genomic window from Nitrososphaerales archaeon includes:
- a CDS encoding DUF4040 domain-containing protein gives MLPIHEIFLLFLFVLAVIFSLLAIMDRDLLKSVVYSAAFSITFALSYYLLMAPDIALAYIAVGVGISTVLLLYGLSKTERFEEA, from the coding sequence ATGCTACCTATACATGAAATCTTTTTACTATTCCTATTTGTGTTAGCTGTAATATTCTCGTTACTTGCCATCATGGATAGAGATCTTTTAAAGTCCGTGGTCTATTCAGCAGCCTTCTCCATAACCTTTGCCCTATCATACTACTTATTGATGGCCCCTGATATCGCTCTAGCTTATATAGCTGTGGGTGTGGGCATCTCTACAGTACTTCTTCTTTACGGTTTGAGTAAGACTGAGAGGTTTGAAGAAGCATGA
- the mnhG gene encoding monovalent cation/H(+) antiporter subunit G — MAELLEFIRLVIFYLGVLLVILGAILDFIGALGLLRFPNFFVRLHASTVGCVGGGAYPIFGAGLIIMSANIFGDWGFFAGIFVFLIAGLTFLATATSSHALARAAHRSKTVPVQPKFCDHLEEDRLRVRGV, encoded by the coding sequence GTGGCTGAATTACTCGAATTTATCAGACTCGTAATATTCTACCTCGGTGTACTCTTAGTTATCCTGGGCGCTATCTTAGACTTCATTGGAGCGTTGGGGCTTTTACGATTCCCCAACTTCTTCGTTAGGTTGCATGCTTCGACTGTAGGTTGTGTAGGAGGCGGTGCATACCCAATCTTCGGAGCCGGTTTGATCATCATGAGCGCGAATATCTTCGGAGATTGGGGGTTCTTTGCAGGTATATTCGTCTTTCTAATCGCCGGTCTGACCTTTCTTGCAACCGCTACTAGCTCTCATGCTTTGGCTAGGGCTGCTCATAGATCCAAGACCGTTCCCGTGCAGCCTAAATTCTGTGACCATCTTGAAGAGGATAGGTTAAGAGTGAGAGGGGTGTAA
- a CDS encoding monovalent cation/H+ antiporter complex subunit F, protein MISRRGFALFETIIDMLVPSVIPIFIASFSLYTIRIIKGPTIPDMVLGVSCLSINLIFLMVLLAVYFRSLVLIPCAFMLLLWTFILDIFMAKYLERRELSG, encoded by the coding sequence ATGATAAGTAGGAGAGGTTTTGCGTTGTTTGAGACGATCATCGATATGCTAGTGCCTTCCGTTATACCAATATTCATCGCATCTTTCTCATTATACACTATTAGGATCATCAAAGGGCCTACTATCCCAGATATGGTACTTGGTGTAAGTTGTCTCTCTATTAACTTGATATTCTTAATGGTCCTCCTTGCAGTATACTTTAGATCTCTTGTCCTTATTCCATGTGCATTTATGCTTCTTTTATGGACGTTCATTCTTGACATCTTTATGGCTAAGTATCTTGAAAGGAGGGAGCTCAGTGGCTGA
- a CDS encoding radical SAM protein, whose translation MIVKEVYVKSILSESKAFDYTVNPYIGCEYGCVYCYARCMKRFTDHKERWGDFVDVKINAATLLQREVNKKKVGKVWVSGMCDPYQPLEEKYKITRSCLEILIKKRRPIIIQTKSTLVLRDIDLLKNYKDIEVVLTITTGDERIKEIFEPKAPSIKERIDTLNRLHSLGIKTCVMIAPLLPKAEELVEEIDGMVDYVMIDKMNYHYADWVYKKYGLEYAMSDDFFKKKKFELIDAFRKLGIYCEPLF comes from the coding sequence TTGATCGTTAAGGAAGTCTATGTAAAGAGTATCTTATCGGAATCTAAAGCCTTCGATTACACTGTGAATCCTTACATCGGTTGTGAATATGGCTGTGTTTACTGTTATGCGCGGTGCATGAAAAGATTTACCGATCACAAAGAAAGGTGGGGCGATTTTGTCGATGTTAAGATCAATGCCGCAACCCTACTTCAACGTGAAGTGAATAAGAAAAAGGTTGGGAAGGTCTGGGTGAGTGGTATGTGTGACCCATATCAACCTCTAGAGGAGAAGTATAAGATCACAAGAAGTTGTCTTGAAATTTTAATAAAGAAACGGCGGCCCATTATAATACAGACAAAATCGACACTAGTACTACGTGATATCGATCTCTTGAAGAATTATAAAGATATTGAAGTAGTTCTCACGATAACGACTGGTGATGAGAGGATTAAAGAGATCTTCGAACCGAAGGCACCATCGATCAAAGAAAGAATAGATACTTTAAATAGACTACATTCTCTTGGTATCAAAACCTGTGTGATGATCGCCCCTCTATTACCAAAGGCCGAGGAACTTGTCGAAGAGATCGATGGGATGGTGGATTATGTGATGATCGACAAAATGAATTACCATTATGCGGACTGGGTCTATAAAAAGTATGGGTTGGAGTATGCTATGAGTGATGATTTTTTCAAGAAGAAGAAATTCGAGTTAATAGATGCATTTAGGAAGCTGGGCATATATTGTGAACCATTATTCTGA
- a CDS encoding Na+/H+ antiporter subunit E, whose amino-acid sequence MVEKIFILFTILLLLWIFLTLSIRFDTILIGCIASLIISILTYRLVIEGEVRSLIDPIKWINILRYLLYYLFDAEVKAHWSVIKFVLKGKGALKPGIVEAPYHLKSDLGITLVANSVTNTPGTVTIEVDEKRKRYFIHWIYVESFKLEDCYRMLISDFERGIMRFCK is encoded by the coding sequence GTGGTAGAAAAGATTTTCATACTCTTTACAATTCTCCTCCTCCTCTGGATATTTCTAACCTTAAGCATTAGATTCGATACGATTCTGATCGGTTGTATTGCTTCACTCATCATATCGATCCTTACCTATAGATTAGTGATAGAGGGCGAAGTAAGGAGTTTGATAGATCCTATCAAATGGATAAATATTCTAAGATACCTTCTTTATTACTTATTCGATGCAGAAGTTAAAGCACATTGGAGCGTTATCAAGTTTGTATTGAAGGGAAAGGGGGCTTTAAAGCCGGGTATCGTTGAAGCACCCTACCACTTGAAATCTGACCTTGGTATTACCTTGGTGGCCAATTCTGTAACAAATACACCCGGGACAGTAACTATAGAGGTGGATGAAAAGAGAAAGAGGTACTTTATACATTGGATATATGTCGAGAGTTTCAAACTCGAAGATTGTTATAGAATGTTAATTTCAGATTTTGAAAGAGGAATTATGAGGTTTTGTAAATGA
- a CDS encoding monovalent cation/H+ antiporter complex subunit F, which produces MNTFILMITYALTIPIILATVRLFLGPTGPDRVVAADVISYSMIMVMIYFALITREYSLLDVTILLAILVFVGSLTVAKYLEGRGLGS; this is translated from the coding sequence ATGAACACCTTTATATTAATGATAACATATGCACTCACCATCCCAATAATACTAGCGACAGTTAGACTCTTCTTAGGACCTACGGGGCCGGATCGGGTCGTGGCAGCGGATGTCATCAGCTATTCTATGATAATGGTTATGATTTATTTTGCGTTGATAACTCGTGAATACTCATTACTCGATGTAACGATACTACTCGCAATACTGGTATTCGTAGGCTCGTTGACGGTTGCTAAGTATCTTGAAGGTAGGGGGCTCGGTAGCTGA
- the mnhG gene encoding monovalent cation/H(+) antiporter subunit G, giving the protein MVILEIVSYVVMIAGLFCSTIGSIGLLRFPDIYTRIHAANVTIIGGSLLLSSGAALFMLTSNILFSIKAIVVAAIIFVTSPVSSHAIIRAAYKSGVPLWNGSVGDKLKEAGGLDHS; this is encoded by the coding sequence ATGGTAATACTTGAGATCGTATCCTATGTAGTAATGATCGCCGGATTATTCTGCTCCACGATCGGTAGTATCGGGTTGTTAAGGTTTCCAGATATTTATACAAGAATTCACGCAGCCAATGTAACGATCATAGGAGGTTCATTACTTTTAAGTAGTGGTGCAGCACTCTTCATGTTGACGAGCAACATTCTATTCTCTATAAAGGCTATAGTGGTAGCTGCCATAATCTTCGTAACATCGCCCGTATCATCCCATGCGATAATAAGGGCAGCGTATAAGAGCGGGGTACCTTTATGGAATGGTTCGGTTGGTGATAAGCTAAAAGAGGCGGGTGGGCTTGATCATAGTTAG
- a CDS encoding DUF4040 domain-containing protein, whose translation MIIVSYDLLLYIFITILIALAIVVVELRDLLYSVIVLGVEGVVLAALFYLLQAPDIAITQIAVGSGALTFLFILALRRTERWED comes from the coding sequence TTGATCATAGTTAGCTACGATCTGCTCCTTTACATATTCATCACAATTTTGATCGCATTAGCTATCGTAGTTGTAGAGTTGAGAGATCTGCTCTATTCGGTTATTGTATTAGGAGTAGAAGGGGTTGTATTAGCAGCATTATTCTACCTACTTCAAGCACCAGATATAGCGATTACACAGATCGCCGTAGGGAGTGGTGCACTTACATTTCTGTTCATACTGGCATTGAGAAGGACTGAGAGGTGGGAGGATTGA
- a CDS encoding sodium:proton antiporter: MNIIYIGALILLLIGFYAIIFKDNLLKKIFGYALLGDGVNLLLIALGYKYGGIPPSITEEYIGKIEVFASKAVDPLPPALVITAIVIGLSVIAALLALAINVYRVYGTLNVKKVRRLRG; this comes from the coding sequence TTGAATATTATATACATAGGGGCGCTGATCCTCCTACTCATCGGATTTTACGCTATAATCTTTAAGGATAACCTCTTGAAGAAGATATTCGGATACGCATTACTGGGAGATGGTGTAAATCTATTACTCATAGCTTTGGGTTACAAATATGGTGGCATCCCGCCAAGTATTACCGAAGAATACATCGGTAAGATAGAGGTTTTTGCGTCGAAGGCCGTAGATCCTTTACCACCAGCACTCGTAATTACAGCTATAGTGATAGGGTTGAGTGTAATTGCAGCACTGTTGGCTTTAGCTATTAATGTGTATAGAGTCTATGGAACCTTGAACGTAAAGAAGGTGAGGAGGCTTCGTGGCTAA
- a CDS encoding NADH-quinone oxidoreductase subunit M, with the protein MIQIDALPIFAIIPSMMAGFLLILLGERVSRSVHVTLTSIVTFIAMISSLILYTHTKDGKVIIHKMGGWSPPIGIVIAVDALNSLFSLVVSLIVLFSTIYSYRYMEHDDGHSYFYALICLMLCGMNGIILTGDLFNLFVFFEISAIASYGLVAFRKDEWEPVEAGFKYAMISAIGTVFLLLGVALIYGLFGVLTMASIAERVSTGTFLEGARTNGNYVIPIAAAFLIWSFGIKAAMAPMHTWLPDAHPAAPSPISAILSGVFVKVGVYAMIRLLYTIYGLSISNDLMPYLAGFGAFSMIVGAYIALVQDDVKRMLAFSTVLNIGFILFGIGIGSKLSLTGSLLHVVNHAITKALLFLAAGSVIYRTEIRSMSRLGGLIKKMPITAIVFLIASLSIVGVPSTNGFISKFIILKAGIETGELSYTIYVVVGVVTSIVAAAYMLRAFRQIFLGEAKSDITHVREAPISMLIPMVILTILIVILGIFPQIGIDLVKPAVESAFGRERYIEQVLVK; encoded by the coding sequence ATGATTCAAATCGATGCTTTACCTATATTCGCAATCATTCCATCGATGATGGCTGGGTTTTTGCTCATACTGTTGGGAGAACGTGTATCAAGAAGTGTTCACGTTACATTAACATCCATAGTTACATTTATTGCAATGATCTCCTCCTTGATTCTCTATACCCACACAAAGGATGGTAAGGTAATCATCCATAAAATGGGAGGTTGGTCACCACCAATAGGCATAGTGATCGCTGTGGATGCCTTAAACTCATTATTCTCTTTAGTAGTCTCACTGATCGTTTTATTTTCAACCATTTATAGCTACAGGTATATGGAGCATGATGATGGGCACAGCTACTTTTACGCCCTGATCTGCCTTATGCTATGTGGTATGAATGGTATCATCTTGACTGGAGATCTCTTCAATCTATTCGTATTCTTTGAGATCAGTGCGATAGCATCCTATGGACTTGTTGCCTTTAGGAAGGATGAATGGGAGCCTGTGGAAGCGGGTTTCAAGTATGCGATGATCAGCGCGATAGGTACGGTATTCCTTTTACTCGGTGTTGCGCTCATCTATGGCCTTTTCGGCGTGCTCACGATGGCGAGTATTGCTGAAAGGGTATCGACTGGCACATTCTTGGAAGGTGCAAGAACTAATGGTAACTATGTGATACCTATCGCTGCTGCATTCCTCATATGGAGCTTCGGTATAAAGGCGGCGATGGCACCTATGCATACGTGGCTCCCCGATGCGCATCCGGCCGCGCCATCACCAATAAGCGCAATACTATCGGGCGTATTTGTGAAGGTAGGTGTATATGCGATGATCAGATTGCTTTATACCATATATGGATTATCGATCTCTAACGATCTGATGCCATACTTGGCTGGTTTTGGAGCATTTAGTATGATTGTAGGAGCATACATAGCCCTCGTGCAGGATGATGTTAAAAGGATGCTCGCCTTCTCAACGGTACTGAATATCGGTTTCATACTCTTTGGTATCGGTATAGGCTCTAAACTCTCACTTACCGGTTCTTTGCTCCATGTGGTTAATCATGCGATAACGAAGGCACTTCTATTCTTAGCCGCTGGCTCCGTCATCTACCGCACTGAAATAAGGTCGATGAGTAGGCTCGGAGGTTTGATAAAGAAGATGCCGATCACGGCGATAGTATTTCTCATCGCATCACTGAGCATAGTAGGGGTCCCTTCCACCAATGGCTTCATCAGCAAATTCATCATACTAAAGGCGGGTATAGAAACTGGTGAGCTCAGCTATACCATCTATGTAGTAGTGGGTGTGGTAACGAGTATTGTAGCTGCAGCGTATATGCTAAGAGCGTTTAGACAGATCTTCTTGGGAGAAGCGAAGAGTGATATAACTCATGTAAGAGAAGCACCCATTTCCATGCTCATACCTATGGTCATCCTCACCATACTTATCGTAATCCTAGGGATATTTCCACAGATCGGTATCGATCTGGTCAAGCCCGCCGTCGAGAGTGCTTTTGGGCGTGAACGATATATAGAACAGGTGTTGGTGAAGTGA